In Brachypodium distachyon strain Bd21 chromosome 2, Brachypodium_distachyon_v3.0, whole genome shotgun sequence, one genomic interval encodes:
- the LOC100843866 gene encoding L-type lectin-domain containing receptor kinase IX.1: MGISIAVPFLLLLLLLIPPAAAHFSFTYNFTAAADSAPSGISFQGDAFFNKFIRLTRDERVGPITSSVGRAFFSRPVPLSDPVSRRPASFATAFSFSIAAPEPSAASGDGLAFFLSPFPSALPSSSAGGLLGLFNSSAGGGGRHLVAVEFDTYKNEWDPSDDHVGIDIGGIVSAATANWPTSMKDGRMAHARVAYDGDAKNLTVALSYGDASPTDVLLWYAVDLREHLPDAVAVGFSAATGEAAELHQVLYWEFTSSVDPKEETVMLWAILGSCGFLVVLVAAGVVWFVRQWRKAGECVLYGDIDDAMGYEELPDEFVMDSGPRRFRYAELAAATNNFSEERKLGQGGFGAVYRGFLRELGLEVAIKRVSKGSTQGRKEYAAEVRIISQLRHRHLVRLVGWCHEQRGDFLLVYELMPNGSVDHHLYGKGVLLTWPTRYEIALGLASAMLYLHEECLQCIVHRDIKPSNVMLDATFGAKLGDFGLAKLVEHGSQPYTTVLAGTLGYLAPECVMTGKASQESDVYSFGVVALEIACGRRPAELAQEPSKARLVPWVWELYGKKALLEAADWRLKGEFDEKQMEHLMVVGLWCSHPDYTHRPSIRQALNVLKFEAPLPVLAPMMPVPTFFPLPDLAVPISFGGSLSTDDPGVGECVSAGSNAGTGSSVRYGLLEP, encoded by the coding sequence ATGGGGATCTCCATCGCCGtccccttccttctcctcctcctcctcctgattccgcccgccgccgcgcacttCTCCTTCACCTATAACTTCACTGCCGCCGCGGACTCGGCGCCGTCGGGCATCTCCTTCCAGGGCGACGCCTTCTTCAACAAGTTCAtccgcctcacccgcgacgagCGCGTCGGGCCCATCACCAGCAGTGTCGGCCGGGCCTTCTTCTCCCGCCCCGTCCCGCTCTCCGACCCCGTCTCCCGCCGCCCCGCGTCCTTCGCCaccgccttctccttctccatcgcCGCCCCCGAACCCTCCGCCGCATCCGGCGACGGCCTCGCGTTCTTCCTCTCCCCGTTCCCCTCCGCCCTTCCCAGCAGCTCCGctggcggcctcctcggcctcttcAACTCCTCCGCCGGCGGTGGGGGTCGccacctcgtcgccgtcgagtTCGACACCTACAAGAACGAGTGGGACCCCAGCGACGACCACGTCGGGATCGACATCGGCGGGATCGTCTCCGCCGCAACCGCCAACTGGCCCACCAGCATGAAGGACGGGCGCATGGCGCACGCGCGCGTCGCGTACGACGGCGACGCCAAGAACCTCACCGTGGCGCTCTCCTACGGCGACGCGTCCCCCACGGACGTCCTTTTATGGTACGCCGTCGATTTGAGGGAGCACCTGCCGGACGCCGTGGCAGTCGGATTCTCCGCGGCCACGGGCGAGGCCGCCGAGCTGCACCAGGTGCTGTACTGGGAGTTCACATCCAGCGTCGACCCCAAGGAGGAGACGGTGATGCTGTGGGCGATATTAGGATCGTGCGGATTTCTTGTCGTGCTCGTCGCTGCAGGGGTTGTTTGGTTTGTGAGGCAATGGAGGAAGGCCGGAGAATGCGTCCTCTATGGCGACATCGACGATGCAATGGGGTACGAGGAGCTACCTGATGAATTCGTCATGGACAGCGGACCGAGACGGTTCCGGTACGCCGAATTGGCAGCAGCAACCAACAATTTCTCCGAGGAGAGGAAACTCGGGCAGGGCGGTTTTGGTGCGGTTTACCGGGGGTTCCTGAGGGAGCTTGGCTTGGAGGTGGCCATCAAAAGGGTTTCCAAGGGGTCGACGCAGGGGCGCAAAGAGTATGCGGCTGAGGTGCGCATCATCAGCCAGCTGCGCCACCGCCACTTAGTCCGGCTCGTCGGGTGGTGCCATGAGCAGCGTGGTGACTTCTTGCTTGTGTATGAGCTCATGCCAAATGGCAGCGTCGACCACCACCTGTACGGCAAGGGCGTGCTCCTCACTTGGCCGACGCGGTACGAAATTGCGCTAGGCCTTGCCTCGGCGATGCTCTACCTCCACGAGGAGTGCTTGCAGTGCATCGTGCACCGCGATATCAAGCCAAGCAATGTGATGCTGGATGCCACCTTCGGTGCCAAGCTTGGTGACTTTGGCCTTGCCAAGCTCGTCGAACATGGCAGCCAGCCCTACACTACCGTCCTGGCAGGCACACTGGGCTACTTGGCGCCAGAGTGCGTGATGACAGGCAAGGCGAGCCAGGAGTCAGATgtgtacagcttcggcgtTGTGGCACTGGAAATTGCTTGCGGACGACGGCCAGCAGAGCTTGCCCAGGAACCAAGCAAAGCAAGGTTGGTGCCGTGGGTGTGGGAGCTGTATGGGAAGAAAGCCCTTCTTGAAGCAGCAGACTGGAGGTTAAAGGGGGAGTTCGATGAGAAGCAGATGGAACATCTAATGGTCGTAGGACTATGGTGTTCCCATCCTGACTACACACATAGACCAAGTATCAGGCAGGCCCTAAATGTGCTGAAATTCGAGGCACCATTGCCTGTGCTGGCACCAATGATGCCGGTGCCGACGTTCTTCCCTTTGCCTGATTTGGCTGTTCCGATATCTTTCGGAGGCTCGTTGAGCACAGATGATCCAGGCGTTGGTGAGTGCGTATCAGCAGGGTCTAATGCTGGCACAGGATCGTCAGTGAGATATGGACTCCTGGAGCCATGA